CAAATTGGCAGATATTATCACTGATTAAGTACAACGCTCTTCTTATGCACCGATCAGTTTAGAAAACGATTTTGCGGTTTCACTGCGGATAATGAACTTGAACTTGAATCACGGTTCCTAGTTACAAGATCGTTTGAATGTAATTAGACTTGGACGtataaattacagatttttggcACATCATAATCAGTTTACTCTTCGAAGCGTAACATTCAAGTTAGATAGCAAAATGACCGACTGGAAAACGGGATTCTTGTGTTTGATGACACGGCCATGGGAGCCGCTGTTCTACCCGAAATACAACGGGAAAACCTTTATGGATCTCCCGAAAGATTACTACAAGGATCGTTATCGTTCGGTTGCCGGGGCGATTGCTCAAAAGTTTGGATCGACCGCAAGTCAGCATATTCTGGTGAAGCAGATAGACCTACCGGATCTTAGCTATGCTGAAATGATTCCCCGGCAAGGAAGTTACAACTTTTTCAGTAACAGCCAACGGCATATTGCCGGTAGACTTGTGGGAGATTTTCTGAAGCAACCGGACCCGGAATCACTCCTTTCGCTAGCGGCTTACGCGAGAGATCGTCTCAATCCCACTCTCTTCCAGTACGCTCTGGCCACGGTGCTATTACATCGGAAGGACACTGCCGATGTTCCGGTTCCATCTTTACTGGAAATGTTCCCCAAACGCTTCGTTGATCCGAAACTATTTCCCTCGCTGCGAGAGGAAGGGTTCGTGGTAGATTTGCCGCAGCGAGTGGCCATGGAAATTCCACTGAACTTCACGGCATCGGAAGCGGAAATCGAACAGCGGCTTTCCTACTTCCGGGAAGACATCGGAGTCAATCTGCACCATTGGCACTGGCATTTGATTTATCCCATGGATGGTCCGCTGGAGGTCGTCAATAAGGACAGACGCGGGGAACTGTTCTATTACATGCATCGGCAAATCATGGCCAGGTACAATGTGGAACGGTTCTGTAATCTGCTGCCGGCAGCCGTTCCGCTTAACAATTTGCGCGCGCCAATTGCCGAAGCgtatttcccaaaaattttgaacagtgCCCTGAACGTAAGCTATTCTGCACGCCCTAAGGATTCGGTTTTGAGCGTAAGTGTTTTGAAGTTCAAGTCAAAATTTCCTCGTGATAGTGAAAGCAATTTTTTGTTACATCTCAGCACGTGAATCGACCAGCAGACGACGCCGTGGGAACCATTTTGGAGATTGAAAACTGGACCGGTCGGTGGATGGAAGCTGTCAACTCGGGAAGTGTTCTAGCTGTGAGTAAACTAATTCCTTTACTAtgtcaaacttaatttttaccatttttttttaacttttttaaaccacaattaaaaaaaaatacaatttctcAAATTTGCAATAGAAATAAGATTAAACACAAgatcaaatttgaaagtttttcaacGAGTTGCATGCTCAACGATCAGCCATTtcgcaatatttttttgaacagaaatgagtaccgtaaaacggagttacattgatcaccggggtaactttaatcaacataaaaattttacacataatcatcaataactaagtctaaagttataATATCTCAAATCTTTTTCTACTTTTAAAAATCcataagttgagtttcaaattgggaaaaacttggtttgtttttgaaagtttcaaatgctagtaaaaatgtaatttcaaaatcttaaaatatctattttttcgaaggctcgcaaacaaacacccttcctgatgaaatcaaagcgttttgaAGCAAACAGGTTGgtttatgtgagagttcaacttttttccttaataaatgtatagtttttgttgtatttcggacattttccaagagtaagccggTCTATGACAAAAGGcaagaaaccctatcaaatggtaaaatttgaagaaaaaaattaaaggggaatATTGCGAGTgcctagggaattgaatgaaggcaaaatttcatttgttttgcagtttaaattttataagtgatgtttaaaaatttagccccttGATTTATGCAGCATCCAGTTcatcttttgattttaattggtgttcggccttaacacgtTAAGGACCGCGAGGTTGTTGTTtttggaccgcgaagaaatctaaaccaagataCCTAAATTCAGCATTatatatctcagaattcactggaccaaaagttacaaatttagtatctttgagccaccgaaagcgttgtgttaaattttgtagagttgCATGATTGATtgtatatcatttgagtttgttccgaactgccttagcaattgataaactagcgttattaaatattatgaaggtgttttgtttcctttatgataaaaaaactcgttaaaaccgtcaacatagagactgatcaatgttaccctaaagcatcaaattctaaacaaagacgaaatcggtatttaaatcaaatttaaagtagtctaataaatttctgcaaccatgttttacgttcataggagtcgaGCACtgggtttaaaaatatgaaacatggaACATTCCCcttaactgaaaaaataatagttatgaaaaaagtggtcaatcttaccccggattacggtatctCTGAATAGCAGAAAAcccaatttaaatgaaattaagtGCAAAGTATAGTTTTCTTGGTAAACTGGAACtgataacccaagcaaccaaaagttcggataacattcctctatcaggtttaatGAGCTCAATCTTGTATTGTAAttcaacttcttttcagctcaattttttgGCAGCTAAAGGAcctttaaagttgacaaaaagttcgtatAAATCGCTAAAtaacttctaaccagcttctAAAAGCACTTTTATAAGCaacacaaaaaatctaaaagattACTTCTCCAATCCTTCATGTGCTACCTTCTTAAGTCCGctataatttgattcaaatcaatcaatcatatttgttactaactcacatttCAATAAGATGTTtttaccaagcctcgaacccgagctcccGCTTGAAAATCGAGCTACATACTTGCTgctctatatgaacatcatgagtaggcaacgattttgcttgatgtgatgattttctttaaaacaactTTTCAGTTCGTAATTTCTACTTCATTCCCATTTTAAGCTGTCAAAAAGTTCTTTCGGAACTAAATGTGTTCTTGACATTGTCGTTTCCCAAGTAACGACGTGTAAGTTTATGCAAACATGAGTTGAATTCCTAATTTGCGAAGTTGCCTTTGAACGCCTGTTGgaacttattaaaaactttcaagtttacaaaagagtattcatattgtagtcaattaaaaaaaacagatttttttcgaactATTGAGCATgcgcttagataaaccgtacatttcagtagttgctactccgatGATAGCTACCTCATGTGGAAAAAATGAGAAGTTCGTAAAAAGTAAATTGTTCTTCTTCATACCAActttaaagtactcaaaaagtagaaacagaaaccaaactAGTACTTTGAAGCTTTTATTGAGCTTTGAATGAACTTGTTGGATCTTCattccatggacctcgaaatagtattttgaacagcaaaaaagttctgcagaacttttgtacagctctaTGTGAACTTATGAATTCGTTCCTGTTGGGACACCTGATCACCCTAgagcataggtcggcaacctgcggctcgcgagccgcaagCGGCTCTTTTGATCTAAAGCTGCGGCTCTTCAGTTCACTGTGCTTATAttatgtatatttttgaatataataCTTATAATATCGTGCTAAAGCGATAATTGAGTCTTGTAACTTGGCAAACGGATTTTCATGAgtccagaagaaaattctaaaattgcATCCTCTGTAGAAACAAGTGGAAAGTAAAGATCAggatttaatttatcattaacCGTAAATGCGAAGAATTACTGTTGTTTTAATACAATataacataaataaaattatttatttccaaaacgtgtgtatatttttgaatcaaacaaacacaaactcaggaaaaacaattttcaaaaaaatagttCTTAGACAGCctctgttttgttttcaaacaatGAAACCCTCATCAAGTTTTATAATTTAAGCACCCGCAATCACTCTTTTGCCCTCTATGAAAATTAATcagttgaaatttacaaaatctggCTAGAATTAATCtaccatttcgaaaaatatttacaactttgacgcGTGAAACCATAATATTGATACCTCATTAGCATTCTCGATTGCCCGGTTTAATTGGGGCTTTcgcagattttcaaagaaaaaaaattggaggaTGCCTGGTCCGGTTCTATTGACTCGGATTCAGTTCGGATATTGAGGAGATAGGCCCGATTTTTTCCgaattattcacattttttacgaaattccttattttcaacttgttttagcgaaataaattcgcataaatttttttggtattgtgAGATAAGATTTGAACACCGCTGTTGTACATATGTGCCttgctaaaaataatttttcatgtgtttattttccagtttttttgccttttttggaatttcttaggttttggctggatttgcccggatattacccgGTTTTGAGTTTTTACAATTTAGAAGCCCAATGCCCGGATTCGCCTTCCGGAATACGTCTAAGAAAATTCTGGAAATCCTACTCAATAAATAACGGATTAAAAAAGTTAATAGATACctacatgaaattcaaatacaaaattccaaaaccaagaattgagaatttagaattgaaggTTGAAAGCTTTTTAAACTGAAATAAGCATTGAGaaccaatgaaaattttaattctgaaaaactatttgaaaacttaattacaggctattgaaaaaaaatgtaaacctaTGAGTGTTTgaacacaattaaaaatttcatgcgTGCAGTTAATATTTAccaaaagcacacaaattttgTACGGATATATTTCTTTTCGATTAAGAGTTTATCaccgtttgtttatttttatttatttttgtttcgaaactgATTATGCCAGTTTAAATCTACTGTTCCTTTATAATTTGTCACAAATTTTCTGTGAAGGctacaaaatcaaattattacaGATTTAAACTGGTAAAGCAGAAGCAGCTTTAGAaagcattgatgaataataTACATTggaatgaatttcatttttcattcaattggacGCACAATATTGAAGAATCACATGtcacataaaatgagatttttgaattttccagacGCCTAAAAGTCTGAAGACACGTTTGCttgatttcatgaattttaaaaattctaccagttgtcagaagcctaatttttgaaaattaaaatttttgattacataaattttatttttttattatcttaatATCATCTGACAAAAGTGGGTGTCTgaattgttgttgaattttatctcATACGTCTGGATTTTGGAAAACATAGCTAAATTTGGAGAATGTCTCAGAAAAGCttgataatttgaagattttttttttatcttactatttcgttattttaaaagcttttctcTGCCGAAGAAATAATTATTCTGCTTTTATAAATGTGTTCAAATCTTTCACTTCTTGCAAGGTATTCATTTAAGTTTAATATGGATTTAAATCTTGCATGATTCGATATTTGGCAaccttttaaaattgataaacaatcaAACCATGTTAGAAGAGATGATGATCCAGAAGAAAATCCATGTACTTAGAACAAGATGTAAccagaaacaaatttaaaagaaaactcCAAGAGTTAGAAAAAACTCTAATGggtttaatgttatttttgttaatttgtgttCATTGATCATGTatatgttttgatttctttattcaaaacaaatacgATAAAActttaatgtggctctttcaaactcagaaattttgaaaatttgatgtttttggctcttccgacttaaatggttgccgaccactgcccTAGAGATATtcgtacacggaaaataaaaaaaaggtaaaatttacctttttgcgagttgaattttttccacccctctttcgaggtaaattttacctttttttcattcacctagcaaaaaggtaaaatttaccttttttcaatttacctagcaaaaaggtaaattttacctttttcgcattcacctagcaaaatagtaaataatactgttttcccatttactgatttaaatggtaaatgctggttggtttgattgttttcttcaataagaattaaaaaaatacaaaattctttcaaaattgatatttattggagataaataggagctggtaattcggcttcgcgttcttctgagccgccatggccgctgaatccacctgggttgcgtacattcatagcctcctccgttcgactaatccggtcaggttcggcttttccggctggaggatgacgtagaatacacctcaaagctctatgggccgatctgaaacaaaatcaatagtattatgacgagaaccagcacaactaaatgatatttaaaaacacttaccattctattccgattttcacatattaggcacaaagcaaaacttgttcctagaatgacaaacacgcagcgaaaagattttttaattcaaaggaaagtgccgcaaaaacaaaggaaaatttcctttgaatttgggataattaatttttgttttgtttcaaatacatttccctttgtttcaaagattttttcttttgaaaaatctttgattcaaaatatgaaagctttgattccaaaaacagtttcatttgtttcaatgttattttcttttgcCACAATGTAAcctagatttagatttaaaagcatttattcattgaaccattttcatttattccaattggaagaaatatttcctgttgttttgaaattcctataaggaatttcaaataatgaaaagaaagaattttagatgctaaatatatttttattttcaaatgaaacacTAAAAGTTACAAACTGCTTCACTAGCATCGAATCATTCGGTCCTAATTTTCGTCGACCTGACCGCTGGATTTGGAGTGGTGTCATCTTGTGCAGCTTTCACCTCGGTTGGGGCATCCAGGGACTTGAAAAAAACCATCCGTCGGCCCTGGTCCTGGAAGAACGCAATCACTTAtagaaaatcttcaatattcacTCTGTAATTGACATACTTACCATCATCATGAATCCTTATAATTTAGCTAACTCTGATCTACATTTTCACACGACCAGCCAAACTTGATTCGATTTCCGAAAGATCTGTTCTTCTTGCAagtcaaattaaaatatctttggaatcaaaggctgaagtttttatttgaGGGAATCATTTCTTTAAGTTCAAaagcatttttctttggttcaaaaaaatttgatttagtttcaaaagaaataagctcaattaccatttatttagaatcaaagtatttgcttaaaatcaaaatccaaaaatatttagttcaaagaattaattccttctttcaaaaaatatttttttgaaccaaaaacaaaagtttttgattcaaataaaacaggagtttgattcaaaaaaattaaagttttgactcaaaatcagttttgttttgtttcaaaagcctagttttctctgcgtgaaacagcttaacctcaatgaacgggttcggcgaatagttacttttttttttagaagaattgtaccgttttgtttagctcaatccaggtcaattacacctcgctacgaggtaagttttaccttatttggatttacctttttttctaggtgaattatacttttttatcgagctcaattcaggtgaacttcacctcgctacgaggtaagatttaccttttttggattcaccttttttctcggtgaattgtaccttttttccaacctcgattcaggtaaattttacctcactgtgaggtgagtttcacctcgaagaggtagaagttacctttttggctttcacgagcgttcacctttgctaactcggtaaattttacctttttattattttccgtgttgcATTGGGCTCATCCCTCTGACAGTGAGATGTCAATTGGATTGACGTCACGATTGCCATGTAACATTGAAGGTTGTCATCTTAAATTCCGCAGTTGAGGAATGCACACGCGTTAAAGATTATACTCCGTTAAATAtagttcatttttgtaattgtacCCCGGGTTTTTACTATCAACATCACCTCGTCTCCGGGGATACAACAGTTCCTTAAGTGTTATCCTGGCTTGTAGCCTGGAAGGCCACTTGACGTGCTTGAAAAACCGCTCAGAGAAAAATGCGCAAGATAGGCCGCCTGGAAGGCGTATATGGATACCCGTTTGGGGAAAACCGCTTGATTAAAGTGAGGTTGGAAAATCACTAGGAAAAAGTGTGGATACCGCTTAAGCGTGCTTGGAAAGCCACTCGATAAAATCGCGCACGCTCTTTCTAAGGCGATTCTATCAAGCGGCTTTCGAAGCACACAATAACTCAGCAGCCTTTCAGGCGCTATTTCGAGCGTTTAAGATGCTTTCCAGGTGCACTTTCATGCTGTTCTTGAGGTGCAATTCCATCGAGTGGCTTTCCAAGCACGCCTTTTTCTAAGCGGTTTTCCACACTTTTTCCTGGTGATTTTCCAACCTCACTTTTATCAAACGGGTTTCTCCAAACGGGTATACAGACTCGCCTCCCAGGCGCACTTTCCTCCGAGCTGCTTTCCAAGCACGTCAAGCGACCTATCAGGCGCACTTCTCTCTGAGCGGCTTTCCAAGCACGCTTTCCTCAAGGAGCAACGCTTTTCTCCGAACAGCTTTCCAAGCACGCTTTTCTACGAGCGGCCTTCTAGGCACGCTCTGCTCAGCAAGCTTTACGATGACTGCCTACTCTCACCATCGCCTCCTGGCCTGgttcaaggttttttgaaacacacCTTGGTCTGGTTGGCATTTGCTTTCTCTCGCTCTCTTTCTTCACTGGAAAGGACAACTTTTGTTGATCgccattttgacaaaaatcaaacactttacttttaaaataataaatcggGCGAATCTCGGagaattttttctgaaaaccaCCAGGTTGTactcctggcaggatcgccaatatGGAATTCTGTCTtggaaactaattttaaaatgttataaaatgccACTTTTGTCGTATTTCTTATCGGAAAGTGGTTACaacttcattatttttataataccgTCTAACGGGGCAGCATTAAATGCAACAGTTTGAGGTTTTAAACCTCATTCATTATAAACTAATTTTAAGATGTTATATCATATGCCATTTTTGTCGAATTTCTTATCGAAAAGAGGTTACAACTTCATCATTTCCATAATATATCAtcacttaaatttattttttttcatgaagctttCAATGGATTTTGTATGGGTTTGAGTAAGTCTGGATATTTaaacctagttttttttaacatttttataatttccagGCCAACGGTCAACGCATTCCTTTGACGGAAACCGAGGGAATCGACGTGCTGGGAAACATCATGGAAAATACCATCCTATCCGTTAACATCCCCTATTATGGAAACATTCATTCGATGATGCACATCATGATCGGTTACATTCACGATCCGGAAAGTGTCTATTTGGAAGGACCCGGGGCGATTGGCGATGTGGCAACGGCCATGCGTGATCCCATATTTTATCGACTTCATGGACACGTGGATGAACTGTTCGAAGCGTATAAGCGGAAATTGGCACCTTATAAGAAGCAACAGCTAGGGTTCCCTGGTATCACGGTGAAGGATGTTTCGGTTCAAGTCACGAGCGGCAAAGCAGCCACCAATCGGTTGCTAACATTTTGGCAACGGTCTCAGGTCGATTTGGCCGTCGGATTGGATTTCGGGCCCGAGGGAAATGTTTTGGCTACTTTTACTCATCTACAGCACGCCCCGTTTGTCTATCGAATTACCGCTATTAATGACTCACAGAAACCCAAACGTGGAACCGTTCGCATTTTCCTGGCACCGATTTACTATCCGTTTGGTAAACC
This sequence is a window from Uranotaenia lowii strain MFRU-FL chromosome 3, ASM2978415v1, whole genome shotgun sequence. Protein-coding genes within it:
- the LOC129756975 gene encoding phenoloxidase 8-like, with translation MTDWKTGFLCLMTRPWEPLFYPKYNGKTFMDLPKDYYKDRYRSVAGAIAQKFGSTASQHILVKQIDLPDLSYAEMIPRQGSYNFFSNSQRHIAGRLVGDFLKQPDPESLLSLAAYARDRLNPTLFQYALATVLLHRKDTADVPVPSLLEMFPKRFVDPKLFPSLREEGFVVDLPQRVAMEIPLNFTASEAEIEQRLSYFREDIGVNLHHWHWHLIYPMDGPLEVVNKDRRGELFYYMHRQIMARYNVERFCNLLPAAVPLNNLRAPIAEAYFPKILNSALNVSYSARPKDSVLSHVNRPADDAVGTILEIENWTGRWMEAVNSGSVLAANGQRIPLTETEGIDVLGNIMENTILSVNIPYYGNIHSMMHIMIGYIHDPESVYLEGPGAIGDVATAMRDPIFYRLHGHVDELFEAYKRKLAPYKKQQLGFPGITVKDVSVQVTSGKAATNRLLTFWQRSQVDLAVGLDFGPEGNVLATFTHLQHAPFVYRITAINDSQKPKRGTVRIFLAPIYYPFGKPIPFDQQRRYAIELDKFVVDLTPGANNIVRRSDQSSVTIPFERSFRRQDISVMPNAENYRFCNCGWPDHLLLPKGSPEGLPYDLFVMISDYKGDSINQEFDEHVNCNDSHSYCGLRDQRYPDRRNMGYPFDRTVPKEVSHMEDFVRPFSNMNRTVVEIRFTNTIITHS